Proteins co-encoded in one Lasioglossum baleicum chromosome 14, iyLasBale1, whole genome shotgun sequence genomic window:
- the Siz gene encoding brefeldin-resistant Arf-GEF family protein schizo isoform X6: MSTVLGSVGDPAGLLDPDVETILEEKNQLISRQYAEIERLQRELNEVIGERDALLCEVSKFKFEREMTDLKRLHDDSFPSKMERPSQHSSNASQVHSGGMHGVYSSGSQTSLTASYITGQSYIQSQNYGHGHGHGHGHGHGGHGPYSSSSNVRVYSHGGYNQPQSYGTMVQGYGGQPQPAPSYQQNHLKKGPARNGDVLKRCRLQTAYELSQDLLDKQIEMLERKYGGVKARNAALTIQRAFRRYTLLKKFAAITAMAKAEKRLSRKLQEPTERGSVASQLQHEHVHGHEHERMVHHSQIYIQLPQTANRPMPIRSMSLRERRHVENSQSPMPRSQSGRCEVQITGAGHQHANHNIHQTGRHTPSLAPSPCNRHQQLPPSPCWESSSQESGSSIHYYNPQSSSPEHQDCASHATDSTAMLNSVKDLGHSHASSGYQLPMMDHSENMPQTSYKVSETVRKRQYRVGLNLFNKKPERGISYLIRRGFLENSPQGVARFLISRKGLSKQMIGEYLGNLQNTFNMAVLECFSQELDLSGMQVDVALRKFQAYFRMPGEAQKIERLMEVFSQRYCQCNHDVVTRLRSPDTVFVLAFAIIMLNTDLHTPNLKPERRMRLEDFVKNLRGIDDCGDIDKDILVGIYERVKENEFKPGSDHVSQVMKVQATIVGKKPNMALPHRRLVCYCRLYEIPDIHKKERPGVHQREVFLFNDLLVVTKILSKKKNSVTYTFRQSFPLCGMVVTLFEVPHYPYGIRLTQRVDGKVLVTFNARNEHDRCKFVEDLRESISEMDEMETLRIETELERQKSSRSARGGAENRDSGVADVEICPCPGPCSDRSETIDMDSQLKRSALSNSLLDIHEQFAGEKPQRRGSVGSLDSGMSISFQSTSASSMSQGIKHPGQVHPMHPGSTIPGGAKGLAQQPSFLGGLFAKRERKLSQSDDSGPYSRTTEV; this comes from the exons TTTCCCGTCGAAGATGGAGAGGCCGTCGCAGCACAGCTCGAACGCGAGCCAGGTGCACAGCGGTGGTATGCACGGTGTGTACTCGTCCGGCAGCCAAACATCCCTGACGGCGTCGTACATCACGGGCCAGTCGTACATACAGAGTCAGAATTACGGGCACGGGCATGGACACGGGCATGGGCATGGACACGGGGGCCATGGTCCGTACTCGTCGTCCTCGAACGTGCGGGTGTACTCGCATGGGGGTTACAACCAGCCGCAAAGCTACGGAACGATGGTCCAGGGATACGGTGGCCAGCCTCAGCCGGCCCCATCCTACCAACAGAATCACCTGAAGAAAGGACCCGCGAGGAACGGGGATGTGCTGAAGAGATGCCGGCTGCAGACTGC GTACGAGTTGTCGCAGGACCTGCTGGACAAGCAGATCGAGATGCTGGAGCGGAAGTACGGGGGCGTGAAGGCGCGGAACGCGGCGCTGACGATCCAGCGGGCGTTCCGCAGGTACACGTTGCTGAAGAAGTTCGCGGCGATCACGGCGATGGCGAAGGCGGAGAAGAGGCTCAGTCGGAAGCTGCAGGAGCCTACGGAACGTGGTTCGGTGGCGAGCCAGCTTCAGCACGAGCACGTGCACGGTCACGAGCACGAGAGGATGGTACATCACAGTCAGATCTACATACAGCTGCCGCAAACGGCTAACAGGCCGATGCCAATCAGAAGCATGTCCCTTAGGGAGAGGAGGCACGTGGAGAACTCGCAGTCGCCCATGCCGAGGAGCCAGAGCGGCAGGTGCGAGGTACAGATTACAGGTGCCGGTCATCAGCACGCGAACCATAATATCCATCAGACCGGCAGGCACACGCCTTCACTCGCGCCCAGCCCCTGCAACAGACATCAACAGTTGCCCCCGAGCCCCTGCTGGGAGTCCAGCTCGCAAGAAAGCGGCTCCAGCATCCACTACTATAATCCCCAG TCGAGTTCTCCGGAACACCAGGACTGCGCGAGCCACGCGACAGACTCGACCGCCATGCTGAACAGCGTCAAGGACCTCGGTCACTCGCacgcgagttccggctatcagCTTCCGATGATGGACCACTCGGAGAACATGCCGCAGACCAGCTACAAGGTTTCCGAGACGGTCAGGAAGCGTCAGTACAGAGTCGGCCTAAATCTTTTCAACAAGAAACCGGAGAGGGGCATCAGTTACCTGATCAGGAGAGGCTTCTTGGAGAACAGTCCCCAGGGCGTCGCTAGATTCCTGATCAGCAGGAAGGGATTGTCCAAGCAGATGATCGGGGAGTACCTCGGCAATCTGCAGAACACCTTCAACATGGCTGTGCTAGA GTGCTTCTCGCAGGAGCTGGACCTCTCCGGAATGCAGGTAGACGTCGCCCTGAGGAAATTCCAGGCGTACTTCAGGATGCCCGGCGAGGCTCAGAAGATCGAGCGGCTGATGGAGGTGTTCAGCCAGCGGTACTGTCAATGCAATCACGACGTGGTGACCAGACTTCGATCGCCGGACACCGTGTTCGTTCTGGCGTTCGCCATCATCATGTTGAACACCGACCTGCACACGCCTAACTTGAAGCCGGAGCGTAGAATGAGGCTGGAGGATTTCGTGAAGAACCTGAGAGGCATCGACGACTGCGGGGACATCGACAAGGACATCTTGGTGGGGATTTACGAGCGGGTCAAGGAAAACGAGTTCAAGCCAGGCTCGGACCACGTGTCCCAGGTGATGAAGGTCCAAGCAACGATCGTAGGCAAGAAGCCCAACATGGCTTTGCCCCACAGGCGATTAGTATGCTACTGCAGGCTATACGAGATCCCTGACATTCATAAGAAAGAGAGGCCGGGCGTCCATCAACGAGAGGTGTTCCTCTTCAACGATCTGCTGGTCGTCACCAAGATCCTCAGCAAGAAGAAGAACAGCGTCACCTACACCTTCAGACAGAGCTTCCCCCTTTGCGGAATGGTGGTCACGCTCTTCGAAGTTCCTC ATTATCCGTACGGGATTAGACTCACCCAACGCGTGGATGGCAAAGTATTGGTCACGTTCAACGCGAGGAACGAGCACGACAGGTGCAAGTTCGTCGAAGACCTCAGGGAATCCATCAGCGAAATGGACGAGATGGAGACGTTACGGATCGAGACGGAACTGGAACGACAGAAGAGCAGCAGAAGCGCCAGGGGCGGAGCCGAGAACCGAGACTCCGGCGTCGCGGACGTAGAGATTTGTCCTTGCCCGGGGCCCTGCTCAGACAGATCCGAGACCATCGACATGGACTCGCAGTTGAAACGCTCCGCGCTTAGCAATTCGCTTCTTGACATACACGAACAAT TCGCTGGTGAAAAACCGCAACGCCGTGGGAGCGTCGGCTCGTTGGACAGCGGTATGTCGATTTCATTTCAATCCACATCTGCCAGCTCGATGAGCCAGGGTATTAAGCATCCTGGACAAGTTCATCCTATGCATCCGGGATCCACAATTCCTGGCGGTGCTAAGGGATTGGCGCAGCAGCCATCGTTTTTAGGGGGTCTGTTCGCGAAACGGGAGCGGAAGCTGTCGCAATCGGATGATTCCGGGCCCTACAGTCGCACCACGGAAGTATAA
- the Siz gene encoding brefeldin-resistant Arf-GEF family protein schizo isoform X3 — MIHACTWCEHLRNQRVNFPSKMERPSQHSSNASQVHSGGMHGVYSSGSQTSLTASYITGQSYIQSQNYGHGHGHGHGHGHGGHGPYSSSSNVRVYSHGGYNQPQSYGTMVQGYGGQPQPAPSYQQNHLKKGPARNGDVLKRCRLQTAYELSQDLLDKQIEMLERKYGGVKARNAALTIQRAFRRYTLLKKFAAITAMAKAEKRLSRKLQEPTERGSVASQLQHEHVHGHEHERMVHHSQIYIQLPQTANRPMPIRSMSLRERRHVENSQSPMPRSQSGRCEVQITGAGHQHANHNIHQTGRHTPSLAPSPCNRHQQLPPSPCWESSSQESGSSIHYYNPQEALCGLRQETPPRDLLRTPCTSPSTPHNLQTPGPQNWSSSSHLGSTGRSRGSAKKVPPEVPKRTSSITSRSMEPRHNGLSKSVENGSLSSVQSSGSDSTNCESSEGDAQRGSPVWKHKGISSSPEHQDCASHATDSTAMLNSVKDLGHSHASSGYQLPMMDHSENMPQTSYKVSETVRKRQYRVGLNLFNKKPERGISYLIRRGFLENSPQGVARFLISRKGLSKQMIGEYLGNLQNTFNMAVLECFSQELDLSGMQVDVALRKFQAYFRMPGEAQKIERLMEVFSQRYCQCNHDVVTRLRSPDTVFVLAFAIIMLNTDLHTPNLKPERRMRLEDFVKNLRGIDDCGDIDKDILVGIYERVKENEFKPGSDHVSQVMKVQATIVGKKPNMALPHRRLVCYCRLYEIPDIHKKERPGVHQREVFLFNDLLVVTKILSKKKNSVTYTFRQSFPLCGMVVTLFEVPHYPYGIRLTQRVDGKVLVTFNARNEHDRCKFVEDLRESISEMDEMETLRIETELERQKSSRSARGGAENRDSGVADVEICPCPGPCSDRSETIDMDSQLKRSALSNSLLDIHEQFAGEKPQRRGSVGSLDSGMSISFQSTSASSMSQGIKHPGQVHPMHPGSTIPGGAKGLAQQPSFLGGLFAKRERKLSQSDDSGPYSRTTEV; from the exons TTTCCCGTCGAAGATGGAGAGGCCGTCGCAGCACAGCTCGAACGCGAGCCAGGTGCACAGCGGTGGTATGCACGGTGTGTACTCGTCCGGCAGCCAAACATCCCTGACGGCGTCGTACATCACGGGCCAGTCGTACATACAGAGTCAGAATTACGGGCACGGGCATGGACACGGGCATGGGCATGGACACGGGGGCCATGGTCCGTACTCGTCGTCCTCGAACGTGCGGGTGTACTCGCATGGGGGTTACAACCAGCCGCAAAGCTACGGAACGATGGTCCAGGGATACGGTGGCCAGCCTCAGCCGGCCCCATCCTACCAACAGAATCACCTGAAGAAAGGACCCGCGAGGAACGGGGATGTGCTGAAGAGATGCCGGCTGCAGACTGC GTACGAGTTGTCGCAGGACCTGCTGGACAAGCAGATCGAGATGCTGGAGCGGAAGTACGGGGGCGTGAAGGCGCGGAACGCGGCGCTGACGATCCAGCGGGCGTTCCGCAGGTACACGTTGCTGAAGAAGTTCGCGGCGATCACGGCGATGGCGAAGGCGGAGAAGAGGCTCAGTCGGAAGCTGCAGGAGCCTACGGAACGTGGTTCGGTGGCGAGCCAGCTTCAGCACGAGCACGTGCACGGTCACGAGCACGAGAGGATGGTACATCACAGTCAGATCTACATACAGCTGCCGCAAACGGCTAACAGGCCGATGCCAATCAGAAGCATGTCCCTTAGGGAGAGGAGGCACGTGGAGAACTCGCAGTCGCCCATGCCGAGGAGCCAGAGCGGCAGGTGCGAGGTACAGATTACAGGTGCCGGTCATCAGCACGCGAACCATAATATCCATCAGACCGGCAGGCACACGCCTTCACTCGCGCCCAGCCCCTGCAACAGACATCAACAGTTGCCCCCGAGCCCCTGCTGGGAGTCCAGCTCGCAAGAAAGCGGCTCCAGCATCCACTACTATAATCCCCAG GAAGCGCTCTGCGGTCTCAGGCAGGAGACACCCCCGCGAGACCTGCTGCGAACGCCGTGCACGTCTCCATCGACGCCGCACAACCTTCAAACACCGGGGCCGCAGAACTGGAGTTCATCGTCGCACCTGGGTTCCACCGGCAGGTCGAGAGGCTCGGCGAAGAAGGTGCCACCGGAAGTGCCGAAGAGAACGTCATCCATCACCTCCAGATCTATGGAACCTCGTCACAACGGTCTCAGCAAAAGCGTCGAGAACGGGAGCTTGAGCTCGGTGCAGAGCTCCGGCAGTGATTCCACCAACTGCGAGAGCTCCGAGGGCGACGCCCAGAGAGGATCGCCCGTCTGGAAGCACAAAGGCATA TCGAGTTCTCCGGAACACCAGGACTGCGCGAGCCACGCGACAGACTCGACCGCCATGCTGAACAGCGTCAAGGACCTCGGTCACTCGCacgcgagttccggctatcagCTTCCGATGATGGACCACTCGGAGAACATGCCGCAGACCAGCTACAAGGTTTCCGAGACGGTCAGGAAGCGTCAGTACAGAGTCGGCCTAAATCTTTTCAACAAGAAACCGGAGAGGGGCATCAGTTACCTGATCAGGAGAGGCTTCTTGGAGAACAGTCCCCAGGGCGTCGCTAGATTCCTGATCAGCAGGAAGGGATTGTCCAAGCAGATGATCGGGGAGTACCTCGGCAATCTGCAGAACACCTTCAACATGGCTGTGCTAGA GTGCTTCTCGCAGGAGCTGGACCTCTCCGGAATGCAGGTAGACGTCGCCCTGAGGAAATTCCAGGCGTACTTCAGGATGCCCGGCGAGGCTCAGAAGATCGAGCGGCTGATGGAGGTGTTCAGCCAGCGGTACTGTCAATGCAATCACGACGTGGTGACCAGACTTCGATCGCCGGACACCGTGTTCGTTCTGGCGTTCGCCATCATCATGTTGAACACCGACCTGCACACGCCTAACTTGAAGCCGGAGCGTAGAATGAGGCTGGAGGATTTCGTGAAGAACCTGAGAGGCATCGACGACTGCGGGGACATCGACAAGGACATCTTGGTGGGGATTTACGAGCGGGTCAAGGAAAACGAGTTCAAGCCAGGCTCGGACCACGTGTCCCAGGTGATGAAGGTCCAAGCAACGATCGTAGGCAAGAAGCCCAACATGGCTTTGCCCCACAGGCGATTAGTATGCTACTGCAGGCTATACGAGATCCCTGACATTCATAAGAAAGAGAGGCCGGGCGTCCATCAACGAGAGGTGTTCCTCTTCAACGATCTGCTGGTCGTCACCAAGATCCTCAGCAAGAAGAAGAACAGCGTCACCTACACCTTCAGACAGAGCTTCCCCCTTTGCGGAATGGTGGTCACGCTCTTCGAAGTTCCTC ATTATCCGTACGGGATTAGACTCACCCAACGCGTGGATGGCAAAGTATTGGTCACGTTCAACGCGAGGAACGAGCACGACAGGTGCAAGTTCGTCGAAGACCTCAGGGAATCCATCAGCGAAATGGACGAGATGGAGACGTTACGGATCGAGACGGAACTGGAACGACAGAAGAGCAGCAGAAGCGCCAGGGGCGGAGCCGAGAACCGAGACTCCGGCGTCGCGGACGTAGAGATTTGTCCTTGCCCGGGGCCCTGCTCAGACAGATCCGAGACCATCGACATGGACTCGCAGTTGAAACGCTCCGCGCTTAGCAATTCGCTTCTTGACATACACGAACAAT TCGCTGGTGAAAAACCGCAACGCCGTGGGAGCGTCGGCTCGTTGGACAGCGGTATGTCGATTTCATTTCAATCCACATCTGCCAGCTCGATGAGCCAGGGTATTAAGCATCCTGGACAAGTTCATCCTATGCATCCGGGATCCACAATTCCTGGCGGTGCTAAGGGATTGGCGCAGCAGCCATCGTTTTTAGGGGGTCTGTTCGCGAAACGGGAGCGGAAGCTGTCGCAATCGGATGATTCCGGGCCCTACAGTCGCACCACGGAAGTATAA
- the Siz gene encoding brefeldin-resistant Arf-GEF family protein schizo isoform X4 codes for MCFLNVFRGKCSYSFPSKMERPSQHSSNASQVHSGGMHGVYSSGSQTSLTASYITGQSYIQSQNYGHGHGHGHGHGHGGHGPYSSSSNVRVYSHGGYNQPQSYGTMVQGYGGQPQPAPSYQQNHLKKGPARNGDVLKRCRLQTAYELSQDLLDKQIEMLERKYGGVKARNAALTIQRAFRRYTLLKKFAAITAMAKAEKRLSRKLQEPTERGSVASQLQHEHVHGHEHERMVHHSQIYIQLPQTANRPMPIRSMSLRERRHVENSQSPMPRSQSGRCEVQITGAGHQHANHNIHQTGRHTPSLAPSPCNRHQQLPPSPCWESSSQESGSSIHYYNPQEALCGLRQETPPRDLLRTPCTSPSTPHNLQTPGPQNWSSSSHLGSTGRSRGSAKKVPPEVPKRTSSITSRSMEPRHNGLSKSVENGSLSSVQSSGSDSTNCESSEGDAQRGSPVWKHKGISSSPEHQDCASHATDSTAMLNSVKDLGHSHASSGYQLPMMDHSENMPQTSYKVSETVRKRQYRVGLNLFNKKPERGISYLIRRGFLENSPQGVARFLISRKGLSKQMIGEYLGNLQNTFNMAVLECFSQELDLSGMQVDVALRKFQAYFRMPGEAQKIERLMEVFSQRYCQCNHDVVTRLRSPDTVFVLAFAIIMLNTDLHTPNLKPERRMRLEDFVKNLRGIDDCGDIDKDILVGIYERVKENEFKPGSDHVSQVMKVQATIVGKKPNMALPHRRLVCYCRLYEIPDIHKKERPGVHQREVFLFNDLLVVTKILSKKKNSVTYTFRQSFPLCGMVVTLFEVPHYPYGIRLTQRVDGKVLVTFNARNEHDRCKFVEDLRESISEMDEMETLRIETELERQKSSRSARGGAENRDSGVADVEICPCPGPCSDRSETIDMDSQLKRSALSNSLLDIHEQFAGEKPQRRGSVGSLDSGMSISFQSTSASSMSQGIKHPGQVHPMHPGSTIPGGAKGLAQQPSFLGGLFAKRERKLSQSDDSGPYSRTTEV; via the exons TTTCCCGTCGAAGATGGAGAGGCCGTCGCAGCACAGCTCGAACGCGAGCCAGGTGCACAGCGGTGGTATGCACGGTGTGTACTCGTCCGGCAGCCAAACATCCCTGACGGCGTCGTACATCACGGGCCAGTCGTACATACAGAGTCAGAATTACGGGCACGGGCATGGACACGGGCATGGGCATGGACACGGGGGCCATGGTCCGTACTCGTCGTCCTCGAACGTGCGGGTGTACTCGCATGGGGGTTACAACCAGCCGCAAAGCTACGGAACGATGGTCCAGGGATACGGTGGCCAGCCTCAGCCGGCCCCATCCTACCAACAGAATCACCTGAAGAAAGGACCCGCGAGGAACGGGGATGTGCTGAAGAGATGCCGGCTGCAGACTGC GTACGAGTTGTCGCAGGACCTGCTGGACAAGCAGATCGAGATGCTGGAGCGGAAGTACGGGGGCGTGAAGGCGCGGAACGCGGCGCTGACGATCCAGCGGGCGTTCCGCAGGTACACGTTGCTGAAGAAGTTCGCGGCGATCACGGCGATGGCGAAGGCGGAGAAGAGGCTCAGTCGGAAGCTGCAGGAGCCTACGGAACGTGGTTCGGTGGCGAGCCAGCTTCAGCACGAGCACGTGCACGGTCACGAGCACGAGAGGATGGTACATCACAGTCAGATCTACATACAGCTGCCGCAAACGGCTAACAGGCCGATGCCAATCAGAAGCATGTCCCTTAGGGAGAGGAGGCACGTGGAGAACTCGCAGTCGCCCATGCCGAGGAGCCAGAGCGGCAGGTGCGAGGTACAGATTACAGGTGCCGGTCATCAGCACGCGAACCATAATATCCATCAGACCGGCAGGCACACGCCTTCACTCGCGCCCAGCCCCTGCAACAGACATCAACAGTTGCCCCCGAGCCCCTGCTGGGAGTCCAGCTCGCAAGAAAGCGGCTCCAGCATCCACTACTATAATCCCCAG GAAGCGCTCTGCGGTCTCAGGCAGGAGACACCCCCGCGAGACCTGCTGCGAACGCCGTGCACGTCTCCATCGACGCCGCACAACCTTCAAACACCGGGGCCGCAGAACTGGAGTTCATCGTCGCACCTGGGTTCCACCGGCAGGTCGAGAGGCTCGGCGAAGAAGGTGCCACCGGAAGTGCCGAAGAGAACGTCATCCATCACCTCCAGATCTATGGAACCTCGTCACAACGGTCTCAGCAAAAGCGTCGAGAACGGGAGCTTGAGCTCGGTGCAGAGCTCCGGCAGTGATTCCACCAACTGCGAGAGCTCCGAGGGCGACGCCCAGAGAGGATCGCCCGTCTGGAAGCACAAAGGCATA TCGAGTTCTCCGGAACACCAGGACTGCGCGAGCCACGCGACAGACTCGACCGCCATGCTGAACAGCGTCAAGGACCTCGGTCACTCGCacgcgagttccggctatcagCTTCCGATGATGGACCACTCGGAGAACATGCCGCAGACCAGCTACAAGGTTTCCGAGACGGTCAGGAAGCGTCAGTACAGAGTCGGCCTAAATCTTTTCAACAAGAAACCGGAGAGGGGCATCAGTTACCTGATCAGGAGAGGCTTCTTGGAGAACAGTCCCCAGGGCGTCGCTAGATTCCTGATCAGCAGGAAGGGATTGTCCAAGCAGATGATCGGGGAGTACCTCGGCAATCTGCAGAACACCTTCAACATGGCTGTGCTAGA GTGCTTCTCGCAGGAGCTGGACCTCTCCGGAATGCAGGTAGACGTCGCCCTGAGGAAATTCCAGGCGTACTTCAGGATGCCCGGCGAGGCTCAGAAGATCGAGCGGCTGATGGAGGTGTTCAGCCAGCGGTACTGTCAATGCAATCACGACGTGGTGACCAGACTTCGATCGCCGGACACCGTGTTCGTTCTGGCGTTCGCCATCATCATGTTGAACACCGACCTGCACACGCCTAACTTGAAGCCGGAGCGTAGAATGAGGCTGGAGGATTTCGTGAAGAACCTGAGAGGCATCGACGACTGCGGGGACATCGACAAGGACATCTTGGTGGGGATTTACGAGCGGGTCAAGGAAAACGAGTTCAAGCCAGGCTCGGACCACGTGTCCCAGGTGATGAAGGTCCAAGCAACGATCGTAGGCAAGAAGCCCAACATGGCTTTGCCCCACAGGCGATTAGTATGCTACTGCAGGCTATACGAGATCCCTGACATTCATAAGAAAGAGAGGCCGGGCGTCCATCAACGAGAGGTGTTCCTCTTCAACGATCTGCTGGTCGTCACCAAGATCCTCAGCAAGAAGAAGAACAGCGTCACCTACACCTTCAGACAGAGCTTCCCCCTTTGCGGAATGGTGGTCACGCTCTTCGAAGTTCCTC ATTATCCGTACGGGATTAGACTCACCCAACGCGTGGATGGCAAAGTATTGGTCACGTTCAACGCGAGGAACGAGCACGACAGGTGCAAGTTCGTCGAAGACCTCAGGGAATCCATCAGCGAAATGGACGAGATGGAGACGTTACGGATCGAGACGGAACTGGAACGACAGAAGAGCAGCAGAAGCGCCAGGGGCGGAGCCGAGAACCGAGACTCCGGCGTCGCGGACGTAGAGATTTGTCCTTGCCCGGGGCCCTGCTCAGACAGATCCGAGACCATCGACATGGACTCGCAGTTGAAACGCTCCGCGCTTAGCAATTCGCTTCTTGACATACACGAACAAT TCGCTGGTGAAAAACCGCAACGCCGTGGGAGCGTCGGCTCGTTGGACAGCGGTATGTCGATTTCATTTCAATCCACATCTGCCAGCTCGATGAGCCAGGGTATTAAGCATCCTGGACAAGTTCATCCTATGCATCCGGGATCCACAATTCCTGGCGGTGCTAAGGGATTGGCGCAGCAGCCATCGTTTTTAGGGGGTCTGTTCGCGAAACGGGAGCGGAAGCTGTCGCAATCGGATGATTCCGGGCCCTACAGTCGCACCACGGAAGTATAA